The Paramisgurnus dabryanus chromosome 3, PD_genome_1.1, whole genome shotgun sequence genome includes a window with the following:
- the LOC135734197 gene encoding uncharacterized protein: MIHSEEKPTCHHCGKSFSRKSNFAMHIKIHTGEKPFACHQCEKTFLNTKELKIHTRTHTGERPYTCHECGKSFSQKRNLKRHKKIHTGEKPFTCHHCAKSFIQRSQLKGHMRSHTGQKPFTCDLCGKSFSCLVNLKIHARVHTREKPFPCLQCNNSFKSKSNLTAHMKIHSQEKSFVCLQCQKCFRNKSKLKRHVTIHTGEKPFACHLCGGSFTRKEALQMHMTVHTGEKPFTCDLCGSSFTRKDALQIHMRIHTGEKPFACHLCEKSFTSKGTLRIHMRIHTGKKPFTCDLCGKSFSCLVNLKIHARVHTGEKPFPCHQCNNSFKSKSNLTAHMKIHSQEKPFICLQCQKCFRDKRQLKRHMTIHTGEKPFACHLCEKSFTSKGTLRIHMTAHTGEKPFKCDLCGKSFSYLSSLKMHARVHTREKPFTCHQCGGSFTRKDALQIHMSIHTGDKPFSCHLCEKSFTSKGTLRIHMRIHTGKKPFTCDLCGKSFSYLFSLKIHARVHTGEKPFPCHQCNKCFKSKSNLTAHMKIHSQEKPFVCLQCQKCFRDKRQLKSHMTIHTGEKPFACHLCEKSFTSKGTLRIHMTAHTGEKPFKCDLCGKSFTSKGTLRIHMTAHTGEKPFKCDLCGKSFSYLSSLKMHARVHTREKSFTCHQCGGSFSRKDALQIHMRIHTGDKPFSCHLCEKSFTSKGTLRIHMRIHTGKKPFTCDLCGKSFLYLVNLKIHARVHTGEKPFPCHQCNKCFKSKSNLTAHMKIHSQEKPFVCLQCQNCFRDKRQLKSHMTIHTGEKPFACHLCEKSFTSKGTLQIHMTAHTGEKPFKCDLCGKSFSYLSSLKMHARVHTREKPFTCHQCGGSFTRKDALQIHMRIHTGDKPFSCHLCEKSFTSKGTLRIHMRIHTGKKPFTCDLCGKSFLYLFSLKIHTRVHTGEKPFPCLQCKSSFKSKSNLTAHMKIHSKEKPFVCLQCQKCFRDESQLKRHMTVHMETNHSDAINVKSVSKENLASTHT, from the coding sequence ATGATTCACAGTGAAGAGAAGCCCACGTGTCATcactgtgggaagagtttcagCAGAAAATCGAACTTTGCAATGCACATAAAAAtacacactggagagaaaccattcGCGTGCCATCAGTGTGAAAAAACTTTCCTAAATACAAAAGAACTTAAGATACACACAAGAACTCACACTGGCGAGAGACCATACACTTGTCACGAGTGTGGAAAAAGTTTTTCCCAAAAACGAAACTTGAAGAGACATAAGAAAAtccacactggagagaaaccattcaCGTGTCATCACTGTGCAAAGAGTTTCATTCAAAGAAGTCAACTTAAGGGACACATGAGAAGTCACACTGGACAGAAACCATTCACGTGTGAtctgtgtggaaagagtttttcaTGTCTAGTAAACCTTAAGATTCACGCAAGAGTTCACACTAGAGAGAAACCCTTTCCATGCCTTCAGTGTAACAACAGTTTCAAAAGTAAATCTAACCTTACAGCACACATGAAAATTCACAGTCAAGAGAAATCTTTCGTTTGTCTTCAGTGTCAAAAGTGTTTCAGGAATAAAAGTAAACTTAAGAGACACGTGacaattcacactggagagaaaccttttgCATGTCATCTGTGTGGAGGGAGTTTTACCCGTAAAGAGGCTCTTCAGATGCACATGacagttcacactggagagaaaccattcaCGTGTGATCTGTGTGGAAGTAGTTTTACCCGTAAAGATGCTCTTCAGATacacatgagaattcacactggagagaaaccatttGCATGTCATCTGTGTGAGAAGAGTTTTACAAGTAAAGGCACTCTTCGGATACACATGAGAATCCACACTGGAAAGAAACCATTCACGTGTGAtctgtgtggaaagagtttttcaTGTCTAGTAAACCTTAAGATTCACGCAAGAGTTCACACCGGAGAAAAACCCTTTCCATGCCATCAGTGTAACAACAGTTTCAAAAGTAAATCTAACCTTACAGCACACATGAAAATTCACAGTCAAGAGAAACCTTTCATTTGTCTTCAGTGTCAAAAGTGTTTCAGGGATAAAAGACAACTTAAGAGACACATGacaattcacactggagagaaaccttttgCATGTCATctgtgtgaaaagagttttacaaGTAAGGGCACTCTTCGGATACACATGACagctcacactggagagaaaccattcaAGTGTGAtctgtgtggaaagagtttttcaTATCTATCCAGCCTTAAGATGCACGCAAGAGTTCACACCAGAGAGAAACCGTTTACATGCCATCAGTGTGGAGGGAGTTTTACCCGTAAAGATGCTCTTCAGATACACATGAGCATTCACACCGGAGATAAACCATTTTCATGTCATCTGTGTGAGAAGAGTTTTACAAGTAAAGGCACTCTTCGGATACACATGAGAATCCACACTGGAAAGAAACCATTCACGTGTGAtctgtgtggaaagagtttttcaTATCTATTTAGCCTTAAGATTCACGcaagagttcacactggagagaaaccctTTCCATGCCATCAGTGTAACAAGTGTTTCAAAAGTAAATCTAACCTGACAGCACACATGAAAATTCACAGTCAAGAGAAACCTTTCGTTTGTCTTCAGTGTCAAAAGTGTTTCAGGGATAAAAGACAACTTAAGAGTCACATGacaattcacactggagagaaaccttttgCATGTCATctgtgtgaaaagagttttacaaGTAAGGGCACTCTTCGGATACACATGACagctcacactggagagaaaccattcaAGTGTGAtctgtgtggaaagagttttacaagTAAGGGCACTCTTCGGATACACATGACagctcacactggagagaaaccattcaAGTGTGAtctgtgtggaaagagtttttcaTATCTATCTAGCCTTAAGATGCACGCAAGAGTTCACACCAGAGAGAAATCGTTTACATGCCATCAGTGTGGAGGGAGTTTTTCCCGTAAAGATGCTCTTCAGATacacatgagaattcacaccGGAGATAAACCATTTTCATGTCATCTGTGTGAGAAGAGTTTTACAAGTAAAGGCACTCTTCGGATACACATGAGAATCCACACTGGAAAGAAACCATTCACGTGTGAtctgtgtggaaagagttttttATATCTAGTAAACCTTAAGATTCACGcaagagttcacactggagaaaaaccctTTCCATGCCATCAGTGTAACAAGTGTTTCAAAAGTAAATCTAACCTGACAGCACACATGAAAATTCACAGTCAAGAGAAACCTTTCGTTTGTCTTCAGTGTCAAAACTGTTTCAGGGATAAAAGACAACTTAAGAGTCACATGacaattcacactggagagaaaccttttgCATGTCATctgtgtgaaaagagttttacaaGTAAGGGCACTCTTCAGATACACATGACagctcacactggagagaaaccattcaAGTGTGAtctgtgtggaaagagtttttcaTATCTATCCAGCCTTAAGATGCACGCAAGAGTTCACACCAGAGAGAAACCGTTTACATGCCATCAGTGTGGAGGGAGTTTTACCCGTAAAGATGCTCTTCAGATacacatgagaattcacaccGGAGATAAACCATTTTCATGTCATCTGTGTGAGAAGAGTTTTACAAGTAAAGGCACTCTTCGGATACACATGAGAATCCACACTGGAAAGAAACCATTCACGTGTGAtctgtgtggaaagagttttttATATCTATTTAGCCTTAAGATTCACAcaagagttcacactggagagaaaccctTTCCATGCCTTCAGTGTAAAAGCAGTTTCAAAAGTAAATCTAACCTGACAGCACACATGAAAATTCACAGTAAAGAGAAACCTTTTGTTTGTCTTCAGTGTCAAAAGTGTTTCAGAGATGAAAGTCAACTTAAGAGACACATGACAGTTCACATGGAGACAAACCATTCAGATGCTATCAATGTGAAAAGTGTTTCAAAAGAAAATCTCGCCTCAACACACACGTGA
- the LOC135768396 gene encoding uncharacterized protein → MMEINKDNYPELNKSDETHHNITIQNVAQIGTRRTGDKLCKKSLKQDGCHTDRSRIHSEEKPTCHHCGKSFSRKSNLAMHIKIHTGEKPFACHQCEKTFLTTKELKIHMRTHTGEKPYTCLECGKCFTQIAHLKNHMKIHTGEKPYTCHECGNSFSQKPNLKKHMAIHTGEKPYTCHECGKCFARISQLKRHMKIHTGEKTFTCDLCGMSLSCLRNLNIHALIHTGEKPFTCSQCKKSFTGKSNLTAHMKTHSKEKPFACLQCEKFFRDAIHLKRHMRIHTGEKPFACHLCEKSFTRKGTLKTHMIAHTGEKPFVCHLCEKSFTSKGALQIHMAVHTGGKPFVCDLCGKSFSYPSTFKMHARVHTGEKPFTCSQCKKSFRSKSNLTKHMKIHIEEKPLLVFSVKSASEMKVNLRDS, encoded by the coding sequence ATGATGGAAATAAACAAGGACAATTATCCTGAACTGAATAAATCTGATGAAACGCATCATAATATTACAATACAGAATGTTGCACAAATAGGAACTCGAAGAACAGGAGACAAACTGTGTAAAAAGAGTTTGAAACAAGATGGATGCCATACGGATCGCTCGAGGATTCACAGTGAGGAGAAGCCCACGTGTCATCattgtgggaagagtttcagCAGAAAATCAAACCTTGCAATGCACATAAAAAtacacactggagagaaaccatttGCGTGCCATCAGTGTGAAAAAACTTTCCTAACTACAAAAGAACTTAAGATACACATGAGAACTCATACTGGCGAGAAACCATACACTTGTCTTGAGTGTGGAAAATGTTTTACCCAAATAGCACACTTAAAAAATCATATGAAAATCCACACAGGAGAGAAACCATACACTTGTCACGAGTGTGGAAACAGTTTTTCGCAAAAACCAAACTTGAAGAAACATATGGCAATCCACACTGGTGAGAAACCATACACTTGTCACGAGTGTGGAAAATGTTTTGCCCGAATATCACAATTAAAAAGACATATGAAAATCCACACTGGAGAAAAAACATTCACGTGTGATCTGTGTGGAATGAGTTTATCATGTTTACGTAACCTTAACATACACGCAttaattcacactggagagaaaccttttaCATGCAGTCaatgtaaaaaaagtttcacaGGTAAAAGCAACCTTACAGCACACATGAAAACTCACAGTAAAGAGAAACCTTTTGCTTGTCTTCAGTGTGAAAAGTTTTTCAGAGATGCAATTCATCTTAAGAGacacatgagaattcacactggagagaaaccatttGCATGTCATCTGTGTGAGAAGAGTTTTACCCGTAAAGGCACTCTTAAGACACACATGATagctcacactggagagaaaccattcGTGTGTCATctgtgtgaaaagagttttacaaGTAAAGGTGCTCTTCAGATACACATGGCAGTTCACACTGGAGGGAAACCATTTGTGTGTGAtctgtgtggaaagagtttttcaTATCCATCTACCTTTAAGATGCATGCAAGAgttcacaccggagagaaaccttTTACATGCAGTCAATGCAAAAAAAGTTTCAGAAGTAAAAGCAACCTTACGAAACACATGAAAATTCACATTGAAGAGAAACCTTTGCTCGTCTTCAGTGTCAAAAGTGCTTCAGAGATGAAAGTCAACTTAAGAGACtcatga